In Candidatus Sulfurimonas marisnigri, a single genomic region encodes these proteins:
- a CDS encoding endonuclease, with protein MKLLLSLLLLSTLLFSANESFSKSKKELRKIYQGHQTTIYCDCKYNYKDKKNMIVRDSCGYIPRNERTKKGKVNQRAKRIEWEHLIPAENFGRQFSCWRDGDAKCTDKGKAFKGRKCCEKIDKQYRIMQADMHNLFPAVGELNADRSNFRFDFELPSKGQYGECRFNVDFKDRRVKVREEIRGVIARDYLYFNKQYKMKLSKQELQKYNAWDKEYPADTWEIQRNNRIEKIQGNSNPFIK; from the coding sequence ATGAAATTATTATTATCACTGCTGTTATTATCTACACTCCTGTTCTCAGCTAATGAATCATTCTCAAAATCAAAGAAAGAACTTCGCAAGATATACCAAGGTCATCAAACGACCATCTACTGCGACTGTAAGTACAATTACAAAGATAAAAAGAATATGATTGTCAGAGACTCATGTGGATATATACCTCGTAATGAAAGAACCAAAAAAGGTAAAGTAAATCAAAGAGCGAAACGAATAGAATGGGAGCACCTGATTCCTGCCGAAAACTTTGGTCGTCAATTCTCTTGCTGGAGAGACGGAGATGCTAAATGTACAGATAAAGGAAAAGCTTTTAAAGGGCGTAAGTGCTGTGAAAAGATTGATAAGCAGTATAGAATAATGCAAGCAGATATGCATAACCTATTTCCAGCTGTAGGAGAGCTAAATGCTGATAGAAGTAATTTTAGATTTGATTTTGAGTTACCATCAAAAGGTCAATATGGCGAATGTAGATTCAATGTAGATTTTAAGGACAGAAGAGTAAAAGTTAGAGAAGAGATAAGAGGTGTAATAGCAAGAGACTATCTTTACTTTAATAAACAGTACAAAATGAAACTCTCAAAACAAGAGCTTCAAAAATATAATGCTTGGGACAAAGAGTATCCAGCTGATACATGGGAGATACAACGCAATAATCGTATTGAGAAGATTCAAGGCAACTCAAACCCATTTATAAAATAA
- a CDS encoding pilus assembly FimT family protein, producing MKKAFTMLELVMVIVVIGILAAVAIPRTGRDNVAEAATQLISHIRYAQHLALVDDKFDSTVANWYENIWQIRFTGNTYSIVSNDNTNFAQDAMNNGTNMQDIDLNDDYGVTIAFSGSCGANTIIGFDHVGRPILGDLSGTGSAYVAGNLMVANCVIGVSDGTTDINITIRPETGYASIQ from the coding sequence ATGAAAAAAGCATTTACAATGTTAGAATTGGTAATGGTTATTGTAGTTATTGGTATCTTAGCAGCAGTGGCTATACCAAGAACTGGCAGAGATAATGTAGCAGAGGCAGCAACTCAGCTAATTTCACATATTCGATATGCACAACACCTAGCATTAGTTGATGATAAATTTGATTCTACTGTAGCAAACTGGTATGAAAATATATGGCAGATAAGATTTACTGGTAATACATATTCGATAGTTAGTAATGACAATACAAACTTCGCTCAAGACGCAATGAATAATGGCACTAATATGCAAGATATTGACCTAAATGACGATTACGGAGTTACTATTGCTTTCAGTGGTAGCTGTGGTGCTAATACTATTATTGGATTTGATCATGTCGGCAGACCTATACTTGGTGACTTGTCTGGCACTGGCTCAGCATATGTAGCTGGTAATTTAATGGTAGCTAACTGTGTAATTGGAGTATCTGATGGTACTACTGATATTAATATAACAATAAGACCTGAAACTGGATATGCTAGTATACAATAG
- a CDS encoding CPBP family intramembrane glutamic endopeptidase: MKIKILIISLSIIIFSNLLVMLSILKMHLPYTISMFIFTLLSLLLWFFLLKKDVPLSIKNIDHGTFKASLLLIIITSSLSVFMIATSEVVNYNHIVLMLITAVLVAVYEEIIFRGIGLGSFLSSGISPLRAILLSSVIFSLFHIGYVASIGLDIILLFMNTFMMGFILGTIYYKTKNILLIIVIHFLWDFAVFINQKLPTVEIGTVTTIILFVTTILYFTWSARKVRLSSHLVN, from the coding sequence ATGAAGATAAAAATTTTAATAATTAGTCTAAGTATAATTATCTTCAGCAACCTTCTTGTTATGCTATCAATATTAAAAATGCACTTACCTTATACTATCTCAATGTTTATATTTACACTATTATCATTGCTGTTATGGTTTTTTTTACTTAAAAAAGATGTGCCACTAAGCATAAAAAATATAGACCATGGTACTTTTAAAGCTTCATTACTATTAATAATTATAACTTCAAGCTTGTCTGTATTTATGATAGCTACATCAGAAGTAGTTAATTATAATCATATTGTTCTAATGCTAATAACGGCAGTTCTAGTTGCTGTATATGAAGAAATAATTTTTAGAGGCATTGGATTAGGTTCATTCTTAAGTTCTGGGATAAGTCCACTTAGAGCAATTTTATTATCATCTGTAATATTTTCTTTATTTCATATAGGCTATGTTGCAAGTATCGGACTTGATATTATATTATTGTTTATGAATACTTTTATGATGGGGTTTATTTTAGGAACCATCTACTATAAGACTAAAAATATACTTCTTATAATAGTTATACATTTTTTATGGGATTTCGCAGTTTTTATAAATCAAAAACTTCCAACGGTAGAGATTGGTACCGTAACTACAATTATATTGTTTGTTACGACTATTTTATATTTTACATGGAGCGCAAGAAAGGTTAGACTATCAAGTCATTTGGTAAATTAA
- a CDS encoding tetratricopeptide repeat protein encodes MKSVPILIVLLFMLVQAEDSLLKNQTKIKHYFTKEAERYTTECNQGNLEACNKLGNLYNSGMGVKQDVAKSIELFSRACQGNIPYACTNLGIKYRVDFLGVKKDNAKAVEYFSKACSMGDSNGCHRLAVMYYDGIEVEKDYSKAVKLYEKACNSVYGSISCYSVVKICNLDNSIKESYIDLASSYTKSCEKDDMQGCFKLGQWYDKGIGVERNTSKAMELYEKSCDGKIARGCNEAGKKYSQSRNPEDKAKGFNLFLKSSEMNNAEAFRYIGLTYTGNNIDQNYTKAQEFLKKSCELKDIVGCSYYDTLSAQGY; translated from the coding sequence ATGAAAAGTGTACCTATACTAATAGTTTTGTTATTCATGCTTGTACAAGCAGAAGACTCTTTGTTAAAGAATCAAACAAAAATAAAACATTATTTTACAAAAGAAGCGGAGCGATACACAACCGAATGTAATCAAGGTAATTTAGAAGCATGTAATAAGCTTGGAAATTTATATAATAGTGGAATGGGCGTGAAGCAAGATGTGGCTAAATCTATTGAACTTTTTAGTAGAGCTTGTCAAGGAAATATACCTTATGCGTGTACAAATCTTGGAATTAAGTATAGAGTTGATTTTCTTGGTGTAAAGAAAGATAATGCAAAAGCAGTGGAATATTTTTCAAAAGCTTGTAGTATGGGTGATTCTAATGGATGTCATAGGCTGGCAGTTATGTATTATGATGGTATTGAAGTTGAAAAAGACTATTCAAAAGCTGTTAAACTTTATGAAAAAGCTTGTAACTCAGTATATGGTTCTATAAGTTGCTATAGCGTAGTAAAAATTTGTAATCTTGATAATAGTATAAAAGAATCCTATATAGATTTGGCATCATCTTATACTAAGTCTTGTGAAAAGGATGATATGCAAGGGTGCTTCAAGCTAGGACAATGGTATGATAAAGGGATAGGAGTGGAAAGAAATACTTCAAAAGCTATGGAACTTTATGAAAAATCATGTGACGGAAAAATTGCAAGAGGATGTAATGAGGCTGGTAAAAAATATAGCCAAAGCCGTAACCCAGAAGATAAAGCTAAGGGATTTAATTTATTTCTTAAATCGTCTGAAATGAACAATGCTGAAGCTTTCCGTTATATTGGGTTGACGTATACAGGTAATAATATTGATCAAAATTATACAAAAGCACAAGAGTTTTTAAAAAAATCTTGTGAGTTAAAAGATATTGTTGGATGTTCTTATTACGATACTTTAAGTGCACAAGGTTACTAA
- a CDS encoding DUF2958 domain-containing protein — translation MGKLIPQTLLSDIPDLYETEGILDPICHVKLFTPDANWTWFIIEFSKEDAKTCFGYVQGMESELGYFTLDELESIHGPLGLAIERDLSFKPIPFSKVKELS, via the coding sequence ATGGGTAAATTAATACCACAAACACTGCTTAGTGATATTCCTGATTTATACGAAACTGAAGGCATTTTAGACCCGATTTGCCATGTGAAGCTATTTACACCTGATGCAAATTGGACTTGGTTTATTATAGAGTTTTCAAAGGAAGACGCTAAAACTTGTTTTGGATATGTGCAGGGTATGGAGAGTGAACTAGGATACTTTACTCTTGATGAATTGGAAAGTATTCATGGTCCGCTTGGTTTGGCTATAGAGAGAGATTTATCGTTTAAACCTATACCCTTTTCAAAAGTAAAGGAACTCTCATGA
- a CDS encoding Rad52/Rad22 family DNA repair protein has translation MFNDKQNQVLAYELDSSRIKSRSKGNINLSYLEAFDVLETANRIFGYGNWSYSITSLEEVSQETNPNQNIVLCYKAVIVVTVHDMQHAKQVQREDVGFGTGIAKTLADAHEGAAKEAVTDAIKRSFRSFGNQFGNSLYDKSRNQNQPQIQQPQQYSQPSQQQIQQTPSQQQHPQQSHNPYDYSSLYNLGLTILEQGQNLIVMGDDMYNKRDSIKACGFRFDTPSKTWWKPIDQQQVA, from the coding sequence ATGTTCAATGATAAACAGAACCAAGTTCTAGCTTATGAGCTAGACAGCAGTAGAATTAAAAGTCGCTCAAAAGGTAATATCAATCTTTCCTATCTTGAAGCGTTTGATGTTTTAGAGACAGCCAACAGAATATTTGGTTATGGCAATTGGTCGTATTCAATCACGAGCTTAGAAGAAGTCTCACAAGAGACAAATCCTAACCAAAACATAGTGCTTTGCTATAAAGCAGTTATAGTAGTAACCGTGCATGATATGCAACACGCTAAGCAGGTTCAAAGAGAAGATGTAGGCTTTGGTACCGGCATTGCAAAAACACTTGCAGATGCACATGAAGGAGCAGCTAAAGAAGCGGTCACAGATGCCATCAAAAGAAGTTTTAGAAGCTTTGGCAATCAGTTTGGCAATTCGCTCTATGATAAGAGTCGTAATCAGAACCAACCGCAGATACAGCAACCACAACAATACTCTCAACCAAGCCAACAACAGATACAACAAACACCATCTCAACAACAGCATCCGCAACAATCTCATAATCCCTATGACTATTCTTCTCTTTACAATCTTGGCTTAACGATTCTTGAGCAAGGTCAAAACCTAATCGTGATGGGTGATGACATGTACAATAAGCGAGATTCGATTAAAGCTTGTGGATTTAGATTCGACACACCTAGTAAAACTTGGTGGAAACCGATAGACCAACAACAGGTGGCTTAA
- a CDS encoding DUF932 domain-containing protein, whose amino-acid sequence MNQAPALFTEQPHIDVSDKYHFIPTIEVINEIKKNNWYPVSVSEAKVRQEDKEGYQQHLVRFRHFDDLLNPQENAVELLLFNSHDRSKSFSISAGIFRFVCANGLVIADSVFESYKIKHLGERENDVAAAVANITAIKPKLMDKIEILESIELSQHEKESFARSTIPLRFEKHLQVDYQDLLVPHREEDKRNDLYTVLNVIQENLIRGNISGTNKETGRRFTSREITSISKDVDVNQGLWDIAERIASIKEPSFALAA is encoded by the coding sequence ATGAACCAAGCCCCAGCGCTCTTCACAGAGCAGCCACATATCGATGTAAGCGATAAATATCACTTCATCCCAACAATCGAAGTCATAAACGAAATCAAGAAAAACAACTGGTATCCCGTATCAGTTTCAGAGGCTAAAGTTCGTCAAGAAGATAAAGAAGGCTACCAACAACACCTCGTTCGCTTTAGACACTTTGACGATCTATTAAACCCACAAGAAAACGCAGTGGAGCTACTTTTATTCAACTCTCACGATAGAAGCAAAAGCTTTAGCATATCAGCTGGCATATTTCGTTTCGTATGCGCTAACGGTCTTGTAATAGCAGACAGTGTGTTTGAGAGCTATAAAATCAAACACCTTGGCGAAAGAGAAAATGATGTAGCCGCAGCAGTTGCTAACATTACGGCAATTAAACCAAAACTGATGGATAAGATTGAAATACTAGAATCTATAGAACTAAGCCAACATGAAAAGGAGTCATTTGCACGCAGTACAATTCCTCTACGATTTGAGAAGCACTTACAAGTAGATTATCAAGATTTACTTGTTCCTCACAGAGAAGAAGATAAACGCAATGATTTGTACACCGTACTTAATGTCATCCAAGAAAACCTTATCCGTGGGAACATATCAGGAACCAATAAAGAGACAGGTCGCCGTTTTACAAGTAGAGAAATCACCTCTATTTCAAAAGATGTTGATGTCAATCAAGGATTATGGGATATTGCAGAAAGAATAGCTTCCATAAAAGAGCCATCATTTGCGTTAGCTGCTTAA